Proteins encoded together in one Coregonus clupeaformis isolate EN_2021a chromosome 30, ASM2061545v1, whole genome shotgun sequence window:
- the LOC121545542 gene encoding rho-related GTP-binding protein RhoA-C — protein MAAIRKKLVIVGDGACGKTCLLIVFSKDQFPEVYVPTVFENYVADIEVDSKQVELALWDTAGQEDYDRLRPLSYPDTDVILMCFSIDSPDSLENIPEKWTPEVKHFCPNVPIILVGNKKDLRNDEHTRRELAKMKQEPVKPEEGRDMANRINAFGYLECSAKTKDGVREVFEMATRAALQAKKRGKKNACLLL, from the exons ATGGCTGCGATCCGTAAGAAACTGGTGATCGTTGGTGATGGCGCTTGTGGGAAGACCTGTCTGTTGatagtcttcagtaaagaccaGTTCCCTGAGGTCTACGTACCTACAGTGTTTGAGAACTATGTGGCAGATATTGAGGTGGACAGTAAGCAG GTGGAACTGGCCCTCTGGGACACAGCCGGACAGGAGGACTACGACAGACTAAGGCCTCTCTCCTACCCCGACACTGATGTCATCCTCATGTGCTTTTCCATAGATAGCCCTGACAGCTTGG AGAATATCCCAGAGAAGTGGACCCCTGAAGTAAAGCACTTCTGTCCAAATGTGCCCATCATTCTTGTGGGTAATAAGAAGGACTTGCGGAATGACGAGCACACACGTCGGGAGTTAGCAAAAATGAAGCAG GAACCAGTGAAGCCAGAGGAGGGCCGGGACATGGCTAACCGCATCAACGCGTTTGGTTACTTGGAGTGCTCGGCCAAGACGAAAGATGGTGTGAGGGAGGTGTTTGAGATGGCCACCAGGGCGGCGCTGCAGGCCAAGAAACGCGGCAAGAAGAATGCCTGCCTCCTGCTATAG
- the LOC121545543 gene encoding troponin C, slow skeletal and cardiac muscles: MDDVYKAAVENLTEEQKNEFKAAFDIACQGAEDGCISTKELGKVMRMLGQNPTPEELQEMIDEVDEDGSGTVDFDEFLVMMVRCMKEESKGKSEEELAELFRMFDKNGDGYIDLEELKSMLESTGEAITEDDIEELMKDGDKNNDGKIDYDEFLEFMKGVE, from the exons ATGGATGATGTATACAAAGCAGCG GTTGAGAACTTAACAGAAGAGCAGAAAAATG AGTTTAAGGCAGCctttgacattgcatgtcagggTGCGGAGGACGGCTGCATCAGCACCAAGGAGTTGGGGAAAGTGATGAGGATGCTGGGGCAGAACCCCACCCCTGAGGAGCTGCAGGAGATGATAGATGAGGTGGATGAGGATG GCAGCGGGACAGTAGACTTTGATGAGTTCCTAGTGATGATGGTGCGCTGCATGAAGGAGGAGAGCAAAGGAAAATCAGAGGAAGAGTTGGCCGAACTTTTCCGCATGTTCGACAA AAACGGAGATGGCTACATTGATTTGGAGGAGCTGAAAAGCATGCTGGAGTCGACTGGAGAGGCCATCACTGAGGATGACATTGAAGAACTCATGAAGGATGGAGACAAAAATAATGACGGAAAGATTGATTATGATG AGTTCCTGGAATTCATGAAGGGGGTTGAGTAA